The following nucleotide sequence is from Pseudoliparis swirei isolate HS2019 ecotype Mariana Trench chromosome 7, NWPU_hadal_v1, whole genome shotgun sequence.
ggttCCCATGGAGGAGCCCTCGTAGAAGGACGGGTTGGCCGGAACCAGATCTGGACGCAGGTAAGAGCCAAACACAGCTGAGGAGAAAACATTCACATGCAGGTGATGgcagaaaaaggaaaacaacttTACTAATTTCCTATATTTCCATCTGATCTTTTCGGGCCTGGTAAATGTTTTTCCAACTCCATGCATCCAGTTTTTTTCTAAATTTGTAGTCTCCCTTCTGAGACTTCTGAAAAGCTCCTCCAGAGCCACGCGAGTTACAATAATCGTGATGCGCCAACTGAACTTTCTTTGTATGATCTGTGGAGTTCTCCTTTTGTTGAGAAGACAGACATCGACCAACACTGACATCCACCCACATCATTTCCTGGAAAACCCAAAAAGCCCCATTAGTTAATCAATATGTCCAATAGAGCGTAAAGCTGTGGATCGTCCACGAGTAAAAAAATGAgacatttttattcttgttattTCTATGTGCTCTCTGGGAAGTTAAAACAAGTCTAATGACGGAGACAAGGCGAGGCATGAGGATTATATTTAAgttaattgattaaaaaaaattaaaaaaagagaaacattccTAGTATCAACCTCACGCCTCAGAGCGAATCAGATTAGCTCCGCCCTCTTTGATTTAGTCACCGTAAAGAGAGAGTCAGGAAGGGTAAGTATCCGAGGAGCTTTATAGTATGTTGCACCACAGCTGGAAaacagtggtggtggggggggggggggggcttggctGTAAAGAGGACATGTGACCCCATAACTTCCCCGTCTACTCCACACCCTTGTTTCTTCCGGCGTGGCGTGGGCTAACACTTCTTGATCATATCAAACACACAAAGGTCAGGTTGCTGATCATTCACTTTCTTTCACCCCATCTCAAACTGCTGATTGATGTGCCTTCTTGTTCAGAGtatgattgagagagagagaaagagtgagagtaagagagagagagaaggtcacACAGCTTAAACTACATGATTATTCTTTTACACATGCCCTACGGACACAAGCTTGTAAATGTTGTAACTGATGAGCTCCTAATAACAAGGTGGcttctggttttttttttttcttccatcaaGGCCAAACTCTGTGTCAACCAGAGTGACGGCTTGCTAccggggacatgaggacagcaTGTTTATGGCCGAAGGAAAGTGGCTGTTTATGGGCCTAAGTGTCTCGTAAAAAAAAGCTCTAATAAAGCATAAAACACGGAGAATGATTAAGGTCATCAGAGGCAATTTAGAAACAGACACGTCGAGGATAACGATAATCATTGAAGTTTCGAGAGACAAACAACCTCCTTAATGATTCGGATACTTTGATGAACATCCCTGAATGTTGTAAAATATCCAAGATACGGATAAGGAATGACAGACTGTGAAGGTCAGAGTGAGGGAGTGTGGTTGTGTACCTTGTCCATCCAGACTGGCCAGGCTGCAGGCTCCGGCCAGCCTGTCCCTGCtgtcctccctcttcctttcaTCCGCCTGCAGTGAAAGGATCTCCTGTGAGGACGACTTGAGAGCCGGGATGGACGTACGAGTCCTCTTCGAGGGGGAGAATCGCAGAGCTGCAGAGCGGGGAAAAAGAAGCAATTGAGGGAAATAATGGGAAAAGAGAGCGAAACAAATGCACGGGAGGAGAGGCCGAAAGACCGACAGGAGCAGATAATAAAGGGGAGATGGTGAAAAGAGACGAGGATCCCGATTAAAGCAATGTTCACGCACAATGAAACTCCAATGCTTGGCCTCTAAAATGAGCAGTAAAGCCATTAAACTGTTAAAATGCACGATGACACAAGTGCCTCCAAAGCAGGACATGAACCTCAATCCTGTCATCTCCCTCAGACTGGACTTGGCGACAGTtactataaatataaaaaacagggatgaaagatataaatgtatacaagtaaaatataaaatgaagtatatatatgtatataaaatgaaacgtatgtatatatatatatatacacacacacacaaacaaatataatacaatgaccgtgtatactttgcacagtcattgtattatattggtttgtgtgtgtgtatatatatacatatacgtttcattttatatacatatatatacttaattttttattttactttgtatactttgcacagtcattgtattatattagtttgtgtgtgtgtatatatatacatataggtttcattttatatacatatatacttcattttgtattttacttgtatacatctatatctttcatccctgttttttatattttatattttattctcgtgtgcttagtttattggtgctgctactgtgacgacaaatttccccttggggattaataaagtatatatctatctatctcctgTAATAAGATGGCTAAATCCCCAAATCTTTGCCTCAGCCATGTTCAtttccagagggggggggggtccctcaTGGTTGCATAACATTGCTACTATTTTGATGTTGAAGTAGAGTTTTTAAAACTACCAGATCAGCAGTTTTATAACTGCGTAACCTTTGTTTCTGAATTTCTAAACAACAAAACTCTTCTCAACAGGCCGGGATTCCCTtctctgggttttttttttttgcacacgtCCCCTCCCTTCATCAACCTGCAGACTTACGCTGAGTCTTTCTGAAGACCCGTGTGCTCATGAACTTGAGGAAGCGGCTGGCATAAAATCCGGGCCGGTGCACCGAGACCGAGTCCTGAGGACGGGCAGAGGAAATGCAGAGCTGTTATTAGAGAGCCACGAGTCGACGTGAGAGGATGTTACCAAAATAAAAGGCTCATTCATAAAAGCAGCAGTGTCAGATTTGAGCGGCCGATCGACTCACGCCATCGTACACCAGGGCTTTCCACGAGTGTTCCAACTTTTTAATGAACCTGGAGAGAAACGACATAAGAAGAAGCCTCGTCACAAATACACCCGCTTACCCAACAACTTCCTCTTTCTGCTTGGTCAAACACGAGACTCTTGCCCATTGGCACACAACTAAGTCGAGTCATTTTTTGCATTTAGGCAGAAAATACTTCAAAGTTTAACGTTATGTAACGTTGTTTTTGAGGGAATCAAGCCACCGGAAGTAAGGCAGGATCAGCAAAGACAAATTGTCCCATATTTCTCCTCCCTGACCCGACCTCACCTCGCCCCCGACCAACCAGATTTATGCGATGCCTTTAAATGTTTACGAGTTTGAAAAGCCGGAGGCTTCCTTCTTTGTCACTCGACGCTTGTGCTCTCAGGGAAAGGCAAAGATCAATTTGTAAATAAAGAAGATTTATAGGCTTGTGTGTCCATTTAAATCATGTTGGATAGAGAAAAGGTCATTTTAGGGTCGAGGTGAAGTGGATTCCCATCGATGCTACGTGATAATTCAACATTAAGAGATCTTGTCGTAGGACACGCAACAATCGTAGCCGTGGTCAACTATTCagacatattttatattcattgtcACATCTTTATTGGCCATTGATGAGACATTTTCATGGTCCAGGAAGTCAACAGATGCTATAGATCAGGGGCGTCgaactcatcttcaccgtgggccacatcagcatcatggccgcctcttaaagggccggtgtatctgaagcgctgtataaactactcccgaacattagataactctctttgcgtttgattattgtttattcgagagtagaaatattgtacacctGGACATTTCTCTAATAGTATGACACAaaaccatttaatttgaaaccttcaaaataaaagcacaggatataaaggtgatgatatgtctttcaagccgtcaggggccgcataaaatgacgtggtgggccgcattcggcccgcgggcctcgtgtttgacacctgtgctataGATCATAAGAAAGCACCCGTATTAGAAACTAAATCATTGCAGGTTTATATAATCCCATAAATATGATattcatctatatctttcatccctgtattttatatatatttttttattctcgtgtgtttagtttattggtgctgctactgtgacgacaaatttccccttggggattaataaagtatatatctatctatctattcctttattcgtcccacagtggggaaatttcaaaaatcacagcagcgtaaatatataaataaataataataataataaaaaatatcagTACCTGTATGACTGTAGGATATCAATGATGCCAAGGAAGATGAACAGCTTttcttctttgtgtgttttggccGGGATGCCACCCATCCTATGACATCGTGAAAACAAATCCCGCAGTCAGAGCACAGCTACTGTCCCTCTTCTGCAATGCTGGACACACTGCACATGTTTATAAAAGAGGCACTTACAGTATTTACATTCATGTGTAATGCTGGTAATGACTGGAGCGGTGGCTGCGTTTGTATTTGTGTAGCTATGGTTATACGAGAGCCGCACTGTGTGCACACCGAGTGTTCTGCGTGCGGTCGTATAACTGTGTCCGTGAGAAAAAACCCCGTGGAGGATAAGACACAAACAGGCAGAGAGAGCGTATGCCCAAATATGTGTGCATGATACGTGCACACGACTCACGAGTTGTCTGTGGTGAGGAACTCTGCCGCCTTGCCGTCTCCCTGGATGGACTCCATGGCCGTGGAGTAGAGCACCCTCTGACCCACAGGTCTCCTCCCGTCCCCCCCTGCCTGGCCCAGCTCTCTCTGGCTCTGGTCCAGGACATGCACACCCAGCAGCAAGCTGTAGTCCATGATCTTGAAACTCTCCAGCACCTATAGCAGATTACAAGCCATGCAGTTGGTACAAGAGGAATCCTTTGATGAGGAATGGCACGAGCCGGATCGACAGGACAGGATATTTCCCGTGCGCTGTGACCTGCAGGATTACCTTCCTGGGCAGGATGCTACACCTTCAGCTCACAGGCGGTAAGTATCCTGGCCTGTTTTGAAATGTTTCTCCTAAAACACTTTGACAGCCTTTGAGGCTTCAGGGCCTCAAAGGCTGTGAAATATTAAAAGGAAATCTCCTGTTGGAACCAGTTTTGAGTTAAATAAACAAGGTGTTTCTCCACAGTGAGCCAAGTGTTACACATTGACCTTCAGGAGCTTTTTACCCAGTTTCCCAGGGACTCTGAGACTTAATGTTTGCTACAGTCCTCCAGTAAAGCAGCCGTGGCCAGTcaagggtagagagagagagagagagagagagagagagatctgggAACAGGGTCAGAGTAAGGTCGCCAGTCTTATCTTATGACGGAGACTGAAAAAGGTTACTGCACTGGCTTGTGTTTCCTGACGCAGACAGAAGGGCgtggcagagaaagagagagagcatgacTTATCAGAAATAGAGAGGCGAAAGCCATGTACTTTTGCAAATAGCTTACTTTCCATTCAATCCCTTTAGTTAAAGAGagcaagattttttttaaatcataaaacTCAGAAATCTCTCTATCAACTGCTTCAATGCATCAGTTGATGAAGAGCTACGAAGTAGGAGTTGAGAGGAACAACTAGGCTTGAGAAGAAACTGCTAAAAACACATCACACTAAGACTCATTAAAGTTCATCATCATTGTGTTGTGCATTCTCACTTACACTCCATAAATAACACAACCTAAACTAAATTGGAGGCAATAAAAACGTGTGGTATAATGGAAGAGAGCCTCGACCCAGAAGAGAACACCGGCCACATGTGTTAGTGAAGAATACGAGGCAGATGTCTTGAAGGACTACAACTTCCTCTTGTCTCCCCCTAGATAGGCGGTCTTCAGTACACGGGCAGAGAAGACATCGTCCTTATTAATGGTTGATCCAGTGAGCGTCCGTCATAGAAACGGCTGATGCATAAAGTCCCAGTCACACATTCGTACTCCAACACTAAACAGACTTCATGTCGGACTCAAACCAACACTGGGGCTTTTGTCCGAGCGTTGCCTTGTCCATAGCAACGATTTGCATCCCTTCAGTCAAACTCCCCCAGCTTATTCAAACTACAGCCATGTTGAACCCTCAGACGACAGAAGGCCGTCACTGTGCACCCCGGCCCCAGCTCGCACGGGCAAACAATCAAACCGTCACAGCAGAGAGAAAACAGCTGCGTGGCTGGGATTGTGTGTGCAAGAGATTCTCTTTGGATTCAGAAACAAATACTGTTTATTGTTGCAGGCGAAGAAACGCAGTCAATAATCAGCGAGCGGAGCGGAATACGAGTGACTCTCAGAGGCACGGCAGCCGAGTGTCTGAGCCGTCGCCGCTCAGATGTCTCACGGCGAATGGGAAAAGGCCTCGAGCTTCTGCGGGGATTGAGCTTTGTCACAGCATCCCCCGATCTTCAACACATCTCTGTTTCTCAGGATATTCCCCCCCGAGCAgtcctccacccgtctgtctcggAGCCATTTTTGCAGTGACACGAATACACAGCGAGCTTTCTTAAATCGGAGACCGTCTGCGGGCGGAAAAGAACACAGAGCTTCTTATACTCCTTTTGTGGGCCTGCTGGATCCACCCCCCCCTGTGAGTCCAGTTTCAATCACAGGAATATCTCTGCGCAAGTATGCATCTATAATTAATGAATGTTGTATTCATTAATTATAGATGTTGTTACCCATGACAACATATTCAATTAGGGACACCTGGCTTTTAATTATGTCACTTGTAAAGGCATATGGACTGTAAAACTAATTAAATGTGTGAtacaatttttatttaaatcctTTTTCTGTGTCTGTTTATTCTCTCTGACACTGAACATAAATTCtccgcttttttatttttacaatttttttttccggATGTCAAATAATATCTTTTACCGAGACCGATAAACTTTCGTGTGCAGGTTTTCACTTGTTGctaacatttcatagaacaagGAATTAGTTgattaataaagaaaataataaatagattaatcgattatcaaaatgtGTAATGAACATCCGTGTTCATGCACGTGGTGAAGGATCCCGTTGAAGCCGACCTCCCTTCTGACTCCAAGGCCAGGGTCTGGTTTTCTGCTGCAGCGATTGAGAGAAGCCATTGTTGTTTCAGGATCCCAAGGCTGAGGAGAGGGCGAGCCATACAGTAAACGCTTGTTTATGATTGGCCAATGGCCACGCTTGCTTCTATGCAACCATTATTGTCCAAGAATGCATGCCCTCATTGTCCGAATCATTATTTCTGCACGCAATTAAAGGACTCCTATTTCATAAATTATTAAACAGAGGTATGACGTAGAAGTGTGGGGGGAGGGCATCAGTGTCTCAGCCGCTTGACATCATGAGCATCAGCATCCCCCTCACGCCCGTCTcgtcaaacacacacgcacagtgggtacagacacacactcgctcaACAATgaaccctctctgtctcactctctccgtACAGTAGAGTCCAACATGAATTATTGATGTCTGTGTTGTTTTGGCATTTGGGAAGTACCAGGGGAGCTGCAGAGTAATGCAGTAGACTTCAAGGGAAGAAAGCGTGCCCTGTGTTTCCCAAGCAGTGTCACACATAACAGAAATATTAGAATATAACGGATTCCCTCAAACACATGACTCATCCTCCTCTTTGTCTCATCGCTTTCTCCTTCAACTTAACTCTGACCTCCCACACTCCCAAGAAACTAAAGTATTgggcaaaaaaaaatttcagaGGCCTTACCACATATTTTATTGAACAACAGTCCACTTCCTCACTCCCCCCTGCCCTTCACAGCCTTGTTGTTTTGCTTCTGCCACCCCCTCCTCTGTGTTTTGGTTCGCAGCCTCGACTGGGGTGACGGGGTGAGCTGCTTACTCATGGAAATGGACAGCGATTCTGCTTACAGGGCACTTTACTTCCCGCTCAGGAGGCAAAAGCAGGAAGCCGTGACAATAACAAACTGTACCACACAGCAGCTGCTTAACGGCCTCActtgcatatatacatacacgccGTACCGGATGCTGTATGCATGCATTATGTGGCGCATAGAGCGCCTTCGTGGGCAGACAGTTCATGTCCGGGGGACGTTGGGCCAAGGTTGTAAATGGAAGTGTGCCGTTTGTTTGTAGAAATACTGACTTAGCAAGAGGAGAGGATGTCCTTATGACTGAACAACTGCCtaggaaaacattaaaaagaaaatagaagACATCGATAAAGTCAGCATATTGGTTAATGATGTTGAGAGGGGATATAACCTGAGGAGGTCACTTAAAATGCCTCTCGATTTCTGGTAATCATTCTCTAACCCTCTAATTCTCGAATCACAAGACCCATGTTTGTGATCACGATTCTGTTAAAGGGCTGGGAAAGCCACCTTTGTTCACAGCTGTTCACAAACCTTTATTGGAAAGATACTCCACTTTCCCTGAAGAGAAACGTCAAACAAGTACGGTAGACCCAGAAGACGTACTGTAACAAAACTAGTTTCATGTCAAGTTACATTTTCTTTCCAATAACACataaaggagaggagagctgaaaACAGAAGAGAAAAGAACTGTGTTGCCTAAAAGGCTAATCTAAGTATACCTAAAGCACCACACTATTCATTACTGCCAACTCTGTTCCATACTCCATCAATCACGGTTGGTGATGAAACCAACAcactaataactagaatgggcactcagtagagcgcataccttctcatatcacaagattgggcattgaattatgaacattttggcattagttgcatgccaattggatacaaattgaccgtgctatggtaaaaaaaatgattttgacctatccatgaccttgacccgattgatcccaaaatctaatcaaatggttcccggataataaccaatcatcccaccaaatttcatgcgattcggtttaaaactttttttgtgatgcgaataacacgcatacaaataaataaataaataaatacacggcgatcaaaacataaccttccgcattttcagtgcgaaggtaattataacATTTAACCTGAGGCTGGTTTAATGGAAGGAATTAACTTCAGACCGGAGGACTGTCTGGCCAGAGCTCCGAGTCTCTCATGTCTTAATCACATTCGGTGTTTGGAGAGCTGTCATGTCGTGAGACATCGCAGCGCAGAGATGGTATACCAGAGCCCAGGGCAAAGGgagagctgggactgaacacagTGGAAACACACTGCAGTCCGACTgacaaaatgtaatattttatcCCATCTAAGATGTGCACACACCGTCCCAAACTAGAACACAATGTAATTAATTCATAGTGTTTAAGCTTTTACAAGCAGTTACAAGGATGAGAGGTCAGTGATCCTTTCAACACGTCCCTTTACTCCAGTGATTCCCCGGTTTAAAGCAATCTGCCCGAAGCTCTGCTATGGCACAAGACAAGATGTACAtaggtcaaaatgttttagcaaTCAAAAGAGACATAAAATTCAACTGAAATGGCCTTTTTGTTGGAAAATaatccaataaaaaaaacataatagaCTTCCTTTTCCATTGTACAGCTTCCTTTTTAAGGAATAATAGTGACCTTCCTGTTGCAGtccaatgaaaaaaaagtcaaatgatcaagagagagagagaatgagcatGCATCCACAACATCACTCGCTCCACACACTGCTAAAACCACCTACcagagacacccccccccctctccatcccttctttcttattttgtattttattttttaccttcgcattgaaaatgcggaaggttatgttttgagcgccgtgtatttgtatgcgtgcgtgttattcgcataagtcaaaaagtattcaaccgaatcgcatgaaatttggtgggatgattggttattatccggggaccatttgattcaattttgggatcgatcgggtcaaagtcatgaaaaggtcaaaatcttctttttatccaattggcattcaactaatgccaacattttcataatttaatgcccaatcttgtgatatgcgaaggtatgcgctctaccgagtgcccgttctagttttgtatGTAGTTATGTTTGCATGTTTCCACATCTTAATTCatactttatttaaatgtacctTAAGTTGCTGTTATCGTGGTTGTTTATTCACTCTATTTGAAATCTTTGTATATAGTGACAGTGTGTCACAGTAACACAACCTCCAAACACCTGAATGTAAAGTTCTGAataccccaacttcttggaGGTGGTATTATTCGTCATttctgtgtttgcaaaatcaataaaaaaagatttaaaataaaaccacCTACCCGACAGTCTCTCTGCAGCGTCTTCATCAGGTTGTTGTACGTCTCTGCGTCAAAGTGAAGCCCTTCTTCATGCATGTCCTGGAAGTCCAGGTCTTTGTAGGTCGGACaggtcttttctctctctttcctggaCGCTCGTCTCTTGTAGGTGGATCCCTTCAGGTCGTATTTGTAGTGCATTTTGACGGAGCGTGGCAACATGTTGTTCATTACCACCAGACGGATGTTGATGCCTCCAGACTGGATGCAGTACAGTCCGTAGAATTTGGGCAGCAGTGTGCGTGGATTCTGGTTCAGATTCTGTGATGTGACATGAAAGACAGCTTGACTTTTATTGCAATCATGTTTTGCTGATGCTTCTTGCATCATTTCTCTACGGTAGCCAACATAATTAAGAAGTGACAGCCAATATGAGTGCTGGGGGTCTTAGAATATATTTAGGGAACAGATATGAATAAATGAGCAAAATGATCAAATGTCTGACTTCTTCGCATCCATCTAGCGAGTCCTCCATCCAGCTAGTTCTCCGTCCCCTTTTCTGAGATGCTTTTTAATCTGATGGTGCCGACAGCTGAAGCTAATGAGAACCTTAACTGCATCTGATTTATGCCACCTAAGCATCTAAAAATGATCTCCGCAAATTCAACCCGTAGGCTACAATTCTTTAGACTCCCATTCAACATTCAGACGTGTAGTTTTGCTACCTGACTAA
It contains:
- the pip5k1bb gene encoding phosphatidylinositol 4-phosphate 5-kinase type-1 beta isoform X1: MSSTTENGIGGPWSRSREKTYKKTTSSALKGAIQLGIGYTVGNLTSKPDRDVLMQDFYVVESVFLPSEGSNLTPAHHYPDFRFKTYAPLAFRYFRDLFGIKPDDYLYSLVNEPLIELTNPGASGSLFYLTSDDEFIIKTVQHKEAKFLQRLLPGYYMNLNQNPRTLLPKFYGLYCIQSGGINIRLVVMNNMLPRSVKMHYKYDLKGSTYKRRASRKEREKTCPTYKDLDFQDMHEEGLHFDAETYNNLMKTLQRDCRVLESFKIMDYSLLLGVHVLDQSQRELGQAGGDGRRPVGQRVLYSTAMESIQGDGKAAEFLTTDNSMGGIPAKTHKEEKLFIFLGIIDILQSYRFIKKLEHSWKALVYDGDSVSVHRPGFYASRFLKFMSTRVFRKTQPLRFSPSKRTRTSIPALKSSSQEILSLQADERKREDSRDRLAGACSLASLDGQAVFGSYLRPDLVPANPSFYEGSSMGTISTSSIFVNVENKTKEREDAASSSTFTLEDSAICLTSEQSTMDVDMDRDDGSVLDVYL
- the pip5k1bb gene encoding phosphatidylinositol 4-phosphate 5-kinase type-1 beta isoform X2 produces the protein MSSTTENGIGGPWSRSREKTYKKTTSSALKGAIQLGIGYTVGNLTSKPDRDVLMQDFYVVESVFLPSEGSNLTPAHHYPDFRFKTYAPLAFRYFRDLFGIKPDDYLYSLVNEPLIELTNPGASGSLFYLTSDDEFIIKTVQHKEAKFLQRLLPGYYMNLNQNPRTLLPKFYGLYCIQSGGINIRLVVMNNMLPRSVKMHYKYDLKGSTYKRRASRKEREKTCPTYKDLDFQDMHEEGLHFDAETYNNLMKTLQRDCRVLESFKIMDYSLLLGVHVLDQSQRELGQAGGDGRRPVGQRVLYSTAMESIQGDGKAAEFLTTDNSMGGIPAKTHKEEKLFIFLGIIDILQSYRFIKKLEHSWKALVYDGDSVSVHRPGFYASRFLKFMSTRVFRKTQPLRFSPSKRTRTSIPALKSSSQEILSLQADERKREDSRDRLAGACSLASLDGQDLVPANPSFYEGSSMGTISTSSIFVNVENKTKEREDAASSSTFTLEDSAICLTSEQSTMDVDMDRDDGSVLDVYL